The sequence CCGAGCCTATCCTGTGGTCCCTGGTGTTGCTGGTGGGAAATGGATCCGAGGACTGTGTcttgtgttgttgctgtttgaaGGTGAGGGCTTGTTATCCTGATAACATTTTCTTAGCAAATTGCAGTTGTATTTCATGGGCCTGCCAAAGTGATTGGCAGCTGGTGGGGTGACTGGGGCTTCCGGAGTCAGCCAACCCAGGTTTTAATCTTTCACAtaatagctttgtgaccttgggcaagctagtTAACTTTTCTGggtttcaatttcctcatttatagaTTGGAATAATAGCCCCTAGCTCACCTAGCTTGTGTGagggttaaaataataaaaggaaggtAAAATTCCTATTAGTGaactcttaaaaacaaacaaggtggCTGTGGTTGAGAATTACACAGCACAGACGCAGAGCCCCGATAGCGCAGGTGGGGTGACGCACCATTTGTTCAGGACCTGAAATGACACTGGCCCTGCAGGGTCCACGCCACTGCGGAAGGCGCTGGGCCTGATTACGATTCATATGCCCAGGGAGCACTGCTGGGGCGGCTGGTCCCTTCAGCGTGGTCATTGCGTCAGACGCCCCCCCTGAGCCAGTAGGGGCAGCGCCTCCCCCGCTGTGACAGAGCCCGATGCAAGACTCCAGTGTGCTTTTAGGAATTTTGCTGTAATCTCCCTGTTCCGGGTTTAGGGCttgttgcctgaagaattcttttAATGTAGGCTTTtccttgtgtgattttttttttttttttaccccctttTATCCTCATCTGAGTATGTTAAAAATTTTGCCTTGTTCCTTTattgttagaagaaaaaaaaaactatttgctgaatgagtgaaaaaataaatttagataaaTGCAGGGAGTGGTGAAGAAAAGCAGTATACATTCTCTACCCGGTTCTGCAGTGCGATTTAGAAAACGTACAAAGTCCTACCTGTAGCAGACTTCTATATGctgttttccattatttcctgATCATCATTTGCATCTTTTGAAACTGGCGTTATAAATTCTGAACTCTGGAGGGGTACCTCAAGATCCTTTCAGCTGTTCACTGcctccaggcaagagaacagTTTAACCACACCAAACCTGTGATTTCCCTCCCATTCTTAAAAGCTTTCCAAGGCAGTGTATTACATAGGTAAAATAAACAAGTACTACGGAGATCATTTGAAAATAAGGGAAAATGTTGCCTGTGGACATTTAAACAAAGAAAGGGAGTGACAGTGTAAGATTTCCTTGAGATTTTAAGGATTGCTTTTGCCAAATGGTAGATAATTTGCGGACTGTTTTAGGCAGCTCTTTCACACGTTTTAAACCTGGTTAATGATCTTGTGACTAAGATAACTGGATCAGCCCTATTTACGAAATAAGCTAAGTGTCTGTAAGTAAACCTTGAAATGTTTGCATTCGTTCCATTTATAGcctagaatattttcttttttaatgtgtctgATCAAATGAATTGCTGAGTTTCATGCCACCCCATCATAGTACAATACTAAGGTTTTTCTTTTAAGGATCTCTTGTTGACTTTTTCGTTACATTTTCATAGCCAGATCAAGTCAAATTCATATTCACAAGTATGTCCAAGGAAATTAGGAAGTGGTGCGTGGAGGTAGGAAAACAGTTCCATATCCTAGCAGTATCGAAAGCAAGTTTGTAATCCAGGCAAGTGCATTTGCTCCTGTATTTCTGTGTCTTAGTGAGCGACATTTAAAAGGGAGTAAGAGTGTGCTTGTCTGGACtgaatttgaataattttttaatgtccctttatttctttgtagCTCGCTGATGATCGCATGGCTCTGGTGTCAGGCATTAGCTTGGACCCAGAAGCCGCAATTGGTGTGACAAAGCGGTCCCCTCCTAAATGGGTGGATGGAGTGGATGAAGTAAGTGGAATGTTCGTTTCACACTCTCTTATTTATTGAGGTAATTATGACATTAACATGTTTTAAGGTATCTGCCATAAAGATTGATTTGGCTGCACTTGAATGCATGTCCTTGTAAGTGTGTTGGCTTTAGAATTATTCAGGTCACACACCACAAGAAAGGTGTGTATGTCTGTGGGCATGCTTGTGATTTTGGTTTTAGTAgtaactggtggctcagtggtaaagaatctgcctgccaatgcaggagactcgggtttgatccctgggttgggaagattaacccctggagaaggaaatggatatccacaccagtgttctttcctgggagatcccatggacagcggagcctggcacgctacagtccatgggtcacaaaagagtcggacctgtcttagtgactaaacaacacccgaattacagaaagaaactgaagaactgtGTAACCAGAAAGAGTGGTATTTGAATGTCTGGTGGTTTGAATTAAAGGTTGCTCAGTCAACTATGAATTGGCTGAAGACTGAGCTCCATACTCTTGCGTGTAGCTGGTTGTCTCAGAGGCAGCCAGACACTTGGAGGGAGAGAGTAGAGCTCTGGGATTTCATTTGTTTAGATACAGTATGATGTTGGGCGGATTAAACAGAAGATGAAGGAGTTAGCCAGCCTTCATGACCAGCACTTAAACCGACCTACCCTGGATGACAGCAGCGAGCAGGAGCATGCCATTGAGATAACCACACAGGAGATCACCCAGGTGAGCAGGAAAGGGGTCCTCAGGTGGGAACTTGGTCTCCCGGCCTCCTCACCCTCTCAAAAGCCGGCCCACGGTACAGTGCTAAATGAGGCCTAGAGTTTCGCTTCCCAGCTTGAAGTTCACAGAGGGATCCAGGAGGCCCTGAGCTCCTCCAGGTTTCAGCATCTGCACTCCTTGTCCTGCAGGAGTGGGGACTGTTTTTTGATTGTTCTTAAATACTACTGTGGATTGATCTGAAAATTAAATTCAGAGCATTATTGAGTTCAATCATTTGATTTTAAGATGTGTAACTTCTATTGTATACTAgtttgcaaatttttttcttgttaaaggGTAGTTGTAATTGAACAGATGGGGAACAGTTGCCCAGACTGAATCTCTTGATATCCCAGAGAAACTCAGCCTCCTGGAAGTGTCTCTTGTAAAATGTTAAACttgagtaattttaaaataatgtgactcaggacttccctgatggtccagtggttaaaaatccgccttgcaacacaggggacacaggttccatccctggttgggggagctaagatcccacatgcccccttgccaaaaaaaaaaacaaaaacataaagcaggaatgatattgtaacaaactcaataaagactttttttaaaagatactttaaaaatcttaaaaaaacagtGTGACTAGTCTATAAACAAGCAgttacatttttcatttgtttacacCTCCTGGGTTGCTGCTGCACAGAGATGGGGCATGATGCGTGGGGAAGCCCTGGTGGGGCGTTAAGAGCATTTGGGTCCTGGCTTTTAGCGATTAACAGTAATATGATTCTCATTTAACTTCTCATTAACTTCTCAGACCCCAGTgttctcgtctgtaaaatggaaatgataataataacacctGCCTCTTAGTTAGGGTGGCTGTCGGGATTAAATGAGAAGGCTGTGAGGAGCAGTGCACACGCATGTGCACACGCAGCATCTGTTCAGGTCTGGCTCAGCTCCGATTTCCTAGCCATCCTCAGCGCCAGCCTGTGCTGCCAGAGCCCCTGTGTGTCTCACTCCGGCATGCAGGCACCTCAGGGCCCCCGGCCCACTGTGAGCGCCCCCTGTCCTCCCAGCTCTTCCATAGGTGTCAGCGTGCGGTGCAGGCGCTGCCCAGCCGGGCCCGCCGGGCCTGCTCGGAGCAGGAGGAGCGGCTCCTCCGAAACGTGGTGGCCTCGCTGGCCCAGGCCCTGCAGGAGCTGTCCACCAGCTTCCGGCACGCACAGTCCAGCTACCTCCGACGTGAGTGTCCACCCGCACCAGGCTCTCAAGTGACGAGCGTCCCAGCGCTCAGGTCACAGGACAACTCTGTGTTTTGTGTCCTCTTCTGCTGGTTCTCcgttttgtcctttgcttttcatggTTAGCCTTTGCATATCCTCTTACTTCGTGGGGTAGAAAGTAGCTCTTTCTGCCCCCAGTGGTAGCCACATCCAAGTTGAGGCCACCCCATGGGGCATTGACAGTCCTCCTctaaaacaacaaaagagaaacttACTCTTTTGTCAAGTTTAAAGTATTCGAAAATCAATCTAGCATATTGAAAACATGTAGTTTTCTACGTGTTAGGCTTGCGGGAGCTGCTGATAAATGGGTAAAAATAGTTGTAATCATGTTGAAGCTTTATATTTGCCTATCTGTCTAAACACCTTACTTGGGAATAGTTAAAGCAGACACAttctctcccagcctcccttcctTCCCAAATAGTGCAAAGTCAGGTTTCAGCTACATCCTCATTCAGAGCACCCATAAACTGGCTTTTTCTGTATTGCCATTGTAATCAATGATATCCCCATAGGCTCCCCCAAAAGCTAGTTCTCCCTCCTGACAACTGGCATATTTGTGTTTGTGCTTTCATTTTACTACTTCTAAAATTTGATTAGGGCCACTTGGAATTCTTAGCAGAGATACTTTTAGAGAGAAATacttaatgttttaaatgtttttaacagCAGCTGAATGTTTCTGCTTCACTTAGAGAGTTTCAGATGATGGTGTTGCAGTGCCATTACCTGGCATCCAGTGAATTGTTCACACTTGCAGTGTGATTTCTGTCCTAAGTAACCCCGAATGCTTGCCTGCTGTTGCATGGTTGTGGTCCTTTACTGTCCCCCGTCTCTGCTGGAGGTGAGCAGGGCTTCTTCTAAAGTGGCCAAGAATGTCTCcgttttgactgttgagttttactCTAGATGCCCCCTTTTAATGGTGGAACAGTAACCAGAATGGTTTCCATATTCAAGTAAAGTGAATTCCTATCCACGATAGGCATGAAGAATCGAGAGGAAAGATCCCAGCATTTTTTTGCTACATCAGTACCGCTGATGGACGATGGCGAGGATAATACTCTGTATGACCGGGTACGTGTCAGGGCCACAGACCCACCTGCTGCTCGTGTGCgctctgctgtttccttctctttgtggACCTTTAGCTTCCCTGAGACACAGCTGGATTGGCACTGCGTGGCGTGCACATCCATCCAGTGCTTTCAGCTGGTGGGAGAACAGTCATGGGGGCCATactgtttcttcctttctaaagACTGCATGGAGACCTTGTCAGGTGCCTTCCAGAACCTTCTAGAAAGCAGTCTGCACACCCCACTCCCAGGAAGAACCCTGAGACATGCAGGCTTCTCCCTGGTGCTTTTGCCACTTGGCTCTGGGGCAGCTGCCGACAAGGGGTTCTCTGTGTCCCCCGCTTTGGCCGGTGGTGCTTTAGAGCCCGCTGATTCAGGGAGATCTTTCTTGTTAGGGAAAAATAAGTGCTTGTGTGTTGTGTGCTCTATAGAAAtagtttcaaattttattttctttaagttatATCTAAAATGGTACACCATCACTTTCTTGGGAAGAGATCTCATGTGCACATTTCGTCCTTTTTGTTTGGCTAGGGCTTTACAGATGAGCAGCTAGTGCTGGTGGAGCAGAACACGCTGCTGGTGGAGGAGCGGGAGCGGGAGATTCGCCAGATCGTGCAGTCCATCTCCGACCTGAACGAGATATTTAGGGACCTGGGAGCCATGATCGTAGAACAGGTGTGTGTATTTACCTGCCTCGTCAGTGGGCTCTCCTGCCCTGATACCTCATTCTTCCCCAGGCTTTTCAATTCTGCACTTCTGTCAGGAAAGCAGTTGTAACCCATTCCTTCTGTGTATAtacagtgtgtgtgctcagtcatgtccgactctttgtgaccccatggactgtagcctgccacgctcctgtgtccatgggattctcccaggcaagaatacgggagtgggttgccgtttcctactccagggaatttttGCAACTcactatgtatgtgtgtatgtatatatgcgtACAAATTATATGCAGACTGCTGTCATGCCccataaaaatactaataaactattttttagatAAGAAAC comes from Bubalus bubalis isolate 160015118507 breed Murrah chromosome 14, NDDB_SH_1, whole genome shotgun sequence and encodes:
- the STX16 gene encoding syntaxin-16 isoform X1, with the translated sequence MATRRLTDAFLLLRNNSIQNRQLLAEQVSSHTTSSPLHSRSIAAELDELADDRMALVSGISLDPEAAIGVTKRSPPKWVDGVDEIQYDVGRIKQKMKELASLHDQHLNRPTLDDSSEQEHAIEITTQEITQLFHRCQRAVQALPSRARRACSEQEERLLRNVVASLAQALQELSTSFRHAQSSYLRRMKNREERSQHFFATSVPLMDDGEDNTLYDRGFTDEQLVLVEQNTLLVEEREREIRQIVQSISDLNEIFRDLGAMIVEQGTVLDRIDYNVEQSCIKTEDGLKQLHKAEQYQKKNRKMLVILILLVIIIVLTVVLVGVKSR
- the STX16 gene encoding syntaxin-16 isoform X4, producing the protein MATRRLTDAFLLLRNNSIQNRQLLAEQLADDRMALVSGISLDPEAAIGVTKRSPPKWVDGVDEIQYDVGRIKQKMKELASLHDQHLNRPTLDDSSEQEHAIEITTQEITQLFHRCQRAVQALPSRARRACSEQEERLLRNVVASLAQALQELSTSFRHAQSSYLRRMKNREERSQHFFATSVPLMDDGEDNTLYDRGFTDEQLVLVEQNTLLVEEREREIRQIVQSISDLNEIFRDLGAMIVEQGTVLDRIDYNVEQSCIKTEDGLKQLHKAEQYQKKNRKMLVILILLVIIIVLTVVLVGVKSR
- the STX16 gene encoding syntaxin-16 isoform X3; its protein translation is MATRRLTDAFLLLRNNSIQNRQLLAEQELDELADDRMALVSGISLDPEAAIGVTKRSPPKWVDGVDEIQYDVGRIKQKMKELASLHDQHLNRPTLDDSSEQEHAIEITTQEITQLFHRCQRAVQALPSRARRACSEQEERLLRNVVASLAQALQELSTSFRHAQSSYLRRMKNREERSQHFFATSVPLMDDGEDNTLYDRGFTDEQLVLVEQNTLLVEEREREIRQIVQSISDLNEIFRDLGAMIVEQGTVLDRIDYNVEQSCIKTEDGLKQLHKAEQYQKKNRKMLVILILLVIIIVLTVVLVGVKSR
- the STX16 gene encoding syntaxin-16 isoform X2, producing the protein MATRRLTDAFLLLRNNSIQNRQLLAEQVSSHTTSSPLHSRSIAALADDRMALVSGISLDPEAAIGVTKRSPPKWVDGVDEIQYDVGRIKQKMKELASLHDQHLNRPTLDDSSEQEHAIEITTQEITQLFHRCQRAVQALPSRARRACSEQEERLLRNVVASLAQALQELSTSFRHAQSSYLRRMKNREERSQHFFATSVPLMDDGEDNTLYDRGFTDEQLVLVEQNTLLVEEREREIRQIVQSISDLNEIFRDLGAMIVEQGTVLDRIDYNVEQSCIKTEDGLKQLHKAEQYQKKNRKMLVILILLVIIIVLTVVLVGVKSR